Genomic window (Minwuia thermotolerans):
AGACGAAGCCCGCCCAGGTCGCCACGTAGGTGAAGTCGGAGACCCACAGCCTGTTCGGCGCCGGCGCCCGGAACTGGCGATTGACCCGGTCGAGCGGGCAAGGCGCCGCCTTGTCGCCACTCGTCGTTTTTATCCGCTTGCCGCGGATCGCCCCTTCCAGACCCATCTGGCGCATCAGCCGCGCTACCGTACAGCGGGCAACATCGAAGCCTTCACGCTTCAACTGCCGCCACAGCTTGCGCACGCCGTAGACCCGGAAGTTCTCCTCGTACACGCGCCGTATCTCGACCTTCAAGGCCTCATCCCGCTGCGCCCGAGCGGACAGCCGAGAAGGGTCGCGACGCCGGGCGACATGGTCACGGTAGGTGGACGGGGCGATCGGCAGCACCTTGCAGATCGGCTCGACCCCGTGAGCCTCCCGGTGATCGTCGATAAACGCGATCATCGCTTCAGTGGGCGGTCGAGCTCCGCCTGGGCAAAATAGGCGCTCGCCTTGCGCAGGATCTCATTGGCCTGCCTGAGCTCGCGAACCTCGCGCTCCAGCGTCCGTATCCGCTCGCGCTCGTCGGTCGTCGTACCAGCCCGCATGCCGCTGTCGCGCTCGGCCTGCCGGACCCAGCGCCGTAACGTCTCGCCCGTGCAGCCGATCTTCGCCGCGACCGAGTCGATCGCTGCCCATTGCGAGGCGTGCTCGCCCTGGTGATTCAAAACCAGACGGACCGCCCGCTCGCGAACCTCCGTCGGATACCGTGTCGATTGTGTTCCCATAACAGCTCCTTCTTCTCACAAGTCGGAGCCTCCGGGAAACTCGGCGCGGTTCATTTCGATCACAAGTTGATGCCAGAATTACCCGTGCTATCTATCAAAATATGCCGGTTCTGGTAGATCGAACCAATGATCTTCCATTAAAATCTTGGCCGATAAAGTACACGACGGCATTTCATATGACCAATGATTCTGAGCACTTTCGAACGCGGGATGAACTGGAAAATCGCGAGGGCGCTTGGCCGATTGGTGGAAATATCTTTGAAAGTGCCACTGGAAAATGGGTGCCATTATATGAAGGAAAGATGATTTGGCATTTCGACCATAGGGCGGCGTCGATCAAAATTAACCCGGAAAATCAATATCGCCCGGCCTACCCCGTTCAAACGAGCGCCGCACAGCACGCCGATCCACAATTCACCCCTAATCCACAATTTTGGGTGAAAGCAATTAATGAAGATAGAATGTTCATACCGACCTTGGCATTCAGAGATGTAACTAATCCAACAGATCATAGAACATTTGATGCCGCATTTATACCATATCAATATTGCGGAAATACTCTTTCGTTGCTGATCGGCGAGGGTATTGGAATATCCGAGATTTCATTGCTCGCCGGGAATCTCAATGCAATAATATTCGACTATGTAAGTCGTCAAAAAGTCCAAAAAAACCATCTAAACTGGTACATCGTCGAACAGCTTCCCGCCGTCCCACCCGACCGCTTCGACGCCGAGCACTTCGGCGCAAAGACTGCCGGCGAGATCGTGCGCGAGGCGGTGCTGGAACTGACCTACACGTCACACGACATGGCGCCCTTCGCCCGGGACATGGGGCACGTCGAGGCCGACGGGACCGTGAAGCCGCCCTTCATCTGGAACGACGAACGCCGCCTGCATCTGCGCGCCCGCCTCGACGCCGTGTTCTTCCATCTCTACGGCGTTACCGACCGCGAAGACGTGCGCTACGTCTTCTCGACCTTTCCGATAATTGAACGCCAGGACCGTGCCGCCTGGGGCGACTACCGGTCCTGCGAACTCTGCCTCGCCTACATGAACGCCCTCGCCGCCGGCCGCCCCGACGCGGAGGTGGCGCTGTAGCGGGGGCCGCTACCCGCCCTTACGGAAACGGCAGGCTGCCCTGCGGCGGCAGTGGCAGGTCGAACATGCCGACAACTTCGAACCGCCCTTCGGCCAGCTTTCGGATGTCGCGGTCGTCGGAGTAGATGCGCGTTGCCCCCTCGACCGCGGCAATGGCGACGATCTGGTCGTCGAACTTCGCCTTGGCGCGCGGCGTCTGGCCCCTCTTTCGGCCGCGGCCGCGCTCGGCCTGGGTCGCTGCGAACTCCACGGCAGCGCGTTCATCGAAACCGACGATCCGGACACGACTATGTCGCTTCAGCTTTTCGACGATCGTTCCTGTCGCTGGCCCCTCGCGGACCATCAGTTCGGCAAGCGTCGGGGTCGGTACAACGATCCGCGCGTCGTCAGTTGAAAGGGTTTCGACCAGGTGCGTGATCCGCGCGGCGCAATGCGCCAGCGGTTCGCGGGAACCGGGCTGACGGGGCGGCCTGGCCTGATCGTCGAACAGGTAGACCAGCACTGAGGTGTCCATCGCCACGATCAATGCGCGGTACCGTCGCCGTGCCGTTCGGCCAGGATCGTCGCCAGCGGATCGGCAACGTCCGCCCAGCTTCCGCTATAGGTCCGTCGGACGTCGGCGAACAGATCGTCGAGCGGCCGGTCGTCCAGGACTTCGAAATCGGCGATCCGGAACGTGCGCAGACGCCATGTCCCGGCCTGACGTTCCCATGTGCCTTCCCCGGTAACGCGGATGACGCCCGTCCGGAACTGCACCTTGAGACGGTCCGCCAGCTCGGGCGCGCAGGTCAGGCCGGTATGGATCGTGTCGCCGTCGCGCAGATGCACCGCGATGGCGTTGTCGTCGGTGCCCCCGATGCGGATTACCCGGCCGTCCATCGTGCCCGCTTGCCGGACTGTCAGCACACCTTGGGCCTCCGCCGGTTCCCCGCCCGGGAACGTCAGCACGACCGCCGCGCCTCTGCGCAACTCGCCGGTCGCTCGGTCCTCCGCCAGCATGTCGCCCAGCCTCGACAATGCCGATCGGGCGTCATTCGGCCCTTGCCCCCGGGCCACGTTGTCAAGCCGTGTCTGCACCGCCGGTGCCGCATTGTCGTCCACGCCCGCGACCAGCACCGTCGATCCCGCCTCGACGCCGACGAACTTCACGCCGGACGGCTCGCCAAACAGCGTCGCCAGGTGGCCCAGATAGCCCGCCAGCCGCGCCATGGGCAGCGTCTGCGGTGTGTGATGTCCCGCGATGCGAAACCGATACTCGGCAGTCATGGCACCTCTTCCGGCCGAACGGCCCGACCGTCATCCGAATGCCGAGATTACGCCTTTGCCACTCGCACGCAAAATCGTCGTGATGGCATTCTGTTCCCCTGTGACCTGGTTCGCGAAGATGGCACCGCCATTATGTCTGTTCACTTCGGCAAACCTGCGTCTTTCAGCAGGGCGGCCAGCCGTTGCGCCGGGTCCCGACCGAGGCCGTAGCGGCCCCGTCGGAACGAACTGAGGTGTCCCGCGGTCACGCCGATCTCACGGGCGACGCGGGCGCTGGTCCCGCGCGGCTGGTCGTCGACCCAAGACCCGAACGCCTTTCGCAATGCGCCGATATCGCATTGTCCGGTGGCGCCCGTCGCGTCGCTCGCAGCCCCCTCCCCGGATGGTATATTAATAGTGTCGCATCCGGTGCGACCGGCGAGGCTCCCGATTGCCGCGTGTCCGTTGCATGGTGTGCGACCGACCGTGTCATCCGGTGCGTCCGGCACAGTCGTAACAGTCGCATCGTGTGCGTCTTCCGGTCGTTGCCGGTGGGACTCATGTTTCGCTTCGGCTGCGGGCTTCGGCAGTTTCCATGTGCGGTATTCGGCTGACGGACGGCGATCAGCCAACGTGCCGAACATCGTCAGACGCCAGGCCGAGGCCTCGCGGTCGCCCAGCCCGAACCGCCCCGCCTTGGTGCGACGGAGAAATCCCTTGTCTTCCAGTTCTCGAAGCAGCTTGTGCGCATGGTTGGGCGAGCAGCCGAGACGGCTCGCCGCCTCACGGATGCCGAGCACGATGTCGCCGTTGTTCCGCCCGTTGTGCAGGCGCATCAACTCGATCAGCATGCATCGGCCGTTCAGCGACAAATGCTGCCAAGCTTCCGTTTGCATCAAGGTTTCTCCGAGGCGGACGTGCTTCGCGCCCAGCGGCTCGGCATGCTCGTACTGAGGGCTGGCCCCCTTTCGGCGGCCCATTATCAATTGCCATCCGTGACTTCCGACGTCGATCGCCGCGGCGCCGACATCCGCTGGTCCAGCCAGTCGTCGAGATCATTGGGGAGGTAGAGCGCGCGGCCACCGCAAAGGCGGTAGAGAGGTCCGCCGCCGGTCGTGGCCATTTTCTGAAGCGTTCGCCAGGAATAGCGCACGCCGCGCTTGGCCAGATGCTCCGCCGCCTCGCGCCGGTCGAGATATCGCATGGTCTTGTCTCCGGATCATGGTTGATCCGGCGATCGTGCGTCAGGTCGCGGCAGAGGTATAAGCTGCAAACCGCTGAAAATTCGGTGGGGTTTACGTGCCTTTTTTCGGCCGGCCAGGCCGTTCTGCGCCGAGTTGGCGTCCCAGCGAACGGCCCATCTTGAAAACCCGGACAAGGACCGACCGGCTGATCGGTTTCAGGCCCAGTTCCTCGCAGCACTGGCGATAGAAGCGCAGGAAGGTTGCCTCATCGGACAGCCCGGCGGGCGTTCCGAAAACATTCTGCCACGCCTTCGCCAGATCGACAGCGAACACCAATTCGGGACCGCCGCGGCGCGGCCGGCCGCCGGTCTGCGGTCGATTGGGATTGAGCGCGCCGCCTCCTGTGCCTGGCTTGAGGACGCGTCTCGGGTTCGATTTGGAACCGGTCAGGAAGGCGAGGAACCGCCAGTGCTGCTCGGATTCCGACAGGTGTTCAGCTTCTTCCCGGCATGATTCGATCGTCGGTTCAACGACTTCGACAAACATGTCGCCGCCGCGGACTTCCTCAGGATATTGGTATTCCAGCCAGCGGGCGTATTCGGAAACCATCCCTTCCAGTTCGCCATATCGCCGCCGGATTTCGACTGCCAGGCGGTGAAGTTCCGGTACCGCTCGATCCTGGCGGGCCTCTTCCCGGCGACCGAAGAACAGCCCTCGCCAGGCGTCCGCAATCCTGC
Coding sequences:
- a CDS encoding type II toxin-antitoxin system VapC family toxin, with amino-acid sequence MDTSVLVYLFDDQARPPRQPGSREPLAHCAARITHLVETLSTDDARIVVPTPTLAELMVREGPATGTIVEKLKRHSRVRIVGFDERAAVEFAATQAERGRGRKRGQTPRAKAKFDDQIVAIAAVEGATRIYSDDRDIRKLAEGRFEVVGMFDLPLPPQGSLPFP
- a CDS encoding IS3 family transposase (programmed frameshift), coding for MGTQSTRYPTEVRERAVRLVLNHQGEHASQWAAIDSVAAKIGCTGETLRRWVRQAERDSGMRAGTTTDERERIRTLEREVRELRQANEILRKASAYFAPGGARPPTEAMIAFIDDHREAHGVEPICKVLPIAPSTYRDHVARRRDPSRLSARAQRDEALKVEIRRVYEENFRVYGVRKLWRQLKREGFDVARCTVARLMRQMGLEGAIRGKRIKTTSGDKAAPCPLDRVNRQFRAPAPNRLWVSDFTYVATWAGFVYAAFVIDAFARRIVGWRVSRTAHAGFVLDALEQALHERRPVRSNGLVHHSDRGSQYVSIKYTERLAEAGVEPSVGSVGDSYDNALAETINGLYKAEVIHPRGPWRSFEAVEFATLEWVDW
- a CDS encoding MFS transporter codes for the protein MTAEYRFRIAGHHTPQTLPMARLAGYLGHLATLFGEPSGVKFVGVEAGSTVLVAGVDDNAAPAVQTRLDNVARGQGPNDARSALSRLGDMLAEDRATGELRRGAAVVLTFPGGEPAEAQGVLTVRQAGTMDGRVIRIGGTDDNAIAVHLRDGDTIHTGLTCAPELADRLKVQFRTGVIRVTGEGTWERQAGTWRLRTFRIADFEVLDDRPLDDLFADVRRTYSGSWADVADPLATILAERHGDGTAH